DNA sequence from the Eulemur rufifrons isolate Redbay chromosome 6, OSU_ERuf_1, whole genome shotgun sequence genome:
AAGATCTATCCATGTTTTCCCATatggaagaattttctttttttttcttttaaggctgACTAATATTGCTGACTTAAAAAATTGttgagggtagatctcatgtgaAATGTTCTGACCATGatcaagaactaaaaataaataatgtggtAGGGAAAGAAAAGTTAACTGTCCCCAAATTTAAGAGAAATTACTGCTCATggataatttatacatattttttcatactttatgtatatacaattttaaatcaggatatatatagtttatttatgtctagaaaaagtttgtttttatattttacaaaagaaaggaTATATAAAAATGCATGGTGCCCATCAAGATTTCTAAAACTCTAAGGTTTTTATTATATATGGAAgtgatttgattttattaaattattttagtcaataaaataatattttaaattcttattaattCTAAACTAATAGGAAGAGATTGATTATTCAATCAATAATATTAGGTTGATTGGTTAGCTGTGTGAGCAAATACCACTTAGACCTTGCCTCAGGTCATACAACAAATAAATGCcgtgtgatttttaaaagctaaatgcTATGAAAAACTGACTGTGAATTTTGTAGTACGTAGATAAAGagaatttattgttttcatttccacccttagaaaagaaaacaacaaataaatatgtttgcTAAAAACTTACAACTTCTAGGTATAAAGCACACTCAGGTGGTGGTCAAACAAATGATTTAAATGAGAAACCCTCTCACTAAGatcaagggaaaagaagaaacataggTAAGCAAATGATGACATTGCATTAGAAAGGGTTGTGATATTTAAAAACATCGTTTgccatttgttttgctttgctttgcattGGTTAAACAAATTGAATTTCACATATATAATCAAAGACTAGTGACTCAATGATTCTAATTCAAATATGACTGAATGCTGCCTTTGTCTTCATAGGCTGTTCCTTTTCTAGTTAGAACTTCCTTATGAGAGTTGGGCCCTGGGGTCAGTAGCCCCAGGGAATCATGTCTGGGGAATATTAGGAATTAACTCTGAAAGAATAAAGACTCCACTCTGCAAAGACATATATCACACATTCATCTGCCCTCCCTAACTGAGAGTCAAGTGAAAGGAGACCCGTATGGAAACATTCAGGGGAAGATTTCTTTTATAACCAGGTAGGCTGACAGGTTCTGTTGGTCATTTCTAATAGGCCGCTCCCCCAAGTCTTACACTATTTTCCACATTAAAAAGATCGTAGGTGACCCTGTCTAACTCTGCTCCAGCTGCGTAGGCTGATGTCTATACTGAGGATTTAGATAAACCTTTTAACtctcccaaaataaaatatatccctCAACTGTTCCTTGCGACTTGGCTTTCctttagaagagaaaaacatttgttaTCTGTTGATAAAACTTCAGAAGCTAAATCCTGGGGAACTAGAACATTTGCATgataattgtttttctcttaggAGAAAATTTTGCTGGTTTAGAGGAAAATGTGTATCAAAGAGGCATTTATGCTTGAAAGTAATACACAAAAATGAGAGCTAGCCTTTTCCAAATTTGAAATTTGAGCGTGTATAGGTTTTgcactttttccttttattaccgATATATAAGGAAGGAAAATGAGCCTGATTCCAGTGCATGTTTAAAGAAAAGTAGCCCAGTATCAAAGTTCCCACTAATTACCTCTGAACACCTGAGGTGATGTTTACCACAGAAAACCAAGAGTGGAACTAAAATCAGCTTGTTCACATGTCTGAAAGTGGACTAATATTGGCCAAATCAATACTTTCTTATTTCCCCTTATTCTACACTCAGAATGGCCAGCTGAAGTACTGTGTACTGAAATACTCTGAGCTGGGTGAAGATGCCAGTTCAGGAAGACAAACCAGCATAACAGTTTTATCCTAACACACTTCTCACAAAATGAGCTTTGGCTTCCACCAAGTAGAATGTTTGAGGGAGAAAATTGTTTTTGTGCCggattttatgtatgtatgtatgtagatgcatgtatgtgcatgtgtgtatgtctgtgtgtatgtgtgtatatatatctgtgtttgtgtgtgtgtatatttgttgttttttgaagAACAAATTAGGTATCAATTACAGTATTAAGCTTTGGTcagtagaggaaaaagaaacaattaaaaggACAAATTTTATGACCACTCACATCAaactattagaaaacaaaaatgtttccttctAAGCAATAAGTTTGGGAAGGAAagttattctttccttctttgttattctttctattttatacactttatttttttattttggaatttaatATGGTGTGAATATCTTATATTTTACTTTCCTCCCAAATTTAAAGTTAGCTTTCTCAGACTCAGAGGTAGAATGAGGCATATAACTCCCAAGAACCACATCATGCAGGGGTATGATAACCATAGGAGAATTAGGGATGGAGAAATGAGATAAATTAATTCTCACTGAACGGTGTACCAGGGCACTGACAGCCAAGGATCTAAAGGGACGTCTTGAAGATGGTGGCAATTGGAGGAGGACATGGCTCTGTAGCTCCTATGAACACAGAATCCAAATAAGGCGAAATGACTTAGCAACCTAAAGGAAACTGCCCGTGCTCTGTCTGGATCTCCtttccctgcttcctcctcctaATAGCTGCCCAGATGGCACCGCAATACGACCCACGTTGCAGATGGCTTGGACCCCTAAGCATGGACCAAGAGGCAATACTAACATTATACATTCACAATTCTGAACATAAACGTCTTTGCTTTAACAATGATAACTTTGCAGATCACATAAGACAAGAGGGTTATTTGCTGAAAACAACTACTTTCTCTTATAACAGAGAttaccacattttaaaagcagGGATTTGTTCTATTGTTTCACTGAAAATTAACCAGATATTGTAGAAAACATTTCTGACTATAAATATTGTAAGTAATTAGAATACTATACTATAGTTTCCATAATTTAGAtaactatacttttaaaaaatatatattccagtcttacattttttttctttttagaaaggttgcatttaaaaattagttacatACAAATTTGCCTGACTTAcaagtgtgtatgtatatatatatgtagatagataaatagatattttttttttttttttttttttttttacagagtctcactgtgttgcccgggctagagtgccgtggcatcagcctagctcacaacaacctcaaacatCTGGGCTCAAGCTACTTtcttgcctgagcctcccgagtagctgggactacaggtgttcgccaccacgcctggctaagtttttctatttttagtagggatgggggtctcactcttgctcaggttggtctcgaactcctgaactcaagtgatcctcctgcctcagcctcccagagtgctaggattataggtgtgagccaccaagctcCACCAAAGTATAAATGTTTAACTGCTTCCTTTTATCTCCTCATTTAATATACTGCTTAAGTTTTCATTTAGCATGATGCATATTTtctgagatagaaaaaaatatctactagaaaaataacaaattagtgCATTAAGGTTTTGCTCCACCAAAAATAAAGTAAGGCagcaggaaatagaaaatcattttcttctccttGTCCAATATAATTTAATAGTATCTAAACCTAAAgtattaaatgtctttaaaaacatataaaaatgtagtttatcTTTACTGTGAAGcattaaattgatttatttttattgcttattattttttggcctcataaaattataaatagccTGAGAAGAGAGTTTGAAATGgaatgtgttttttttctcttattttctacttCAGGGAACAGTATCTTCTTACAGGCCCAAATGCACAAGGGTTGGTGTCTGATTCCAATGTCTTGGTACCAAAAAGTTGTCTCTGGTCCTACCTTGTCTTTTTTCAGCAGACAATAAACTCGAACAAATGGCTGAAAGGAATAGCACCAGAGTAACAGAATTCATTCTTTTGGGCTTTTCAGTCCAGAGAGAGATCGAAATTACtctcttccttctcattttaGGTGTATATACTCTAACACTGGTAGGAAATGTTGGGATGATTTCATTAATCCGGTTGGACTCTCGACTTCACACACCCATGTACTTTTTTCTTAGTAATCTGGCCTTTGTAGACCTTTGTTACTCCTCATCAATAGCCCCCAAGTTCTTGGAGACACTCCTGACCAGGCACAGGTCTATATCTTTCTATGCATGTGCAACACAGCTGGGCTTTTTCCTGAACTTCCTGATTTCGGAGATGTTCCTCCTCGCAGTAATGGCatatgaccgctatgtggccatctgcaatCCTCTTCTCTACATGGTGGTCATGTCCCAAAAGGTGTGTATGCGCCTGGTATTGGGCCCCTACTTATACAGCTTTTCTGTTGCTTTGCTCCACACAATAGTTACTTTCCAATTGGTTTATTGTGGCCCCAACCTAATCAATCACTTCTATTGTGATGATGTCCCTTTGATGGCTCTGGCCTGCTCAGACACCAGCCTCAAAGAGATCCTGATTTTCATCTTTGCTGGATTCAACATGATCAGCTCTTTGACCACCGTCCTTATTTCTTACTTATACATCGTGGCCGCCATCTTGAGAATCCAGTCCACAGAAGGGAGGCATAAGGCTTTCTCGACCTGTGCCTCTCATCTGACCACTGTGACGATATTCTACGGGACCCTGATCTTCATGTACCTGCAGCCCAAATCAAACCATTCCCTTGACACGGACAAAATGGCCTCTGTGTTCTACACAATAGTCATCCCCATGCTGAACCCCATGATCTACAGCTTGAGGAATCAAGAGGTAAAGAACGCTCTGAGGAAAGCTATCAAAAAATGGTATGTCCTGCCTCTAACAAACTTTAAAAAGGGGATTTCCTGACTTGGAACAATGCCACATGTAGATCTGCTGTTTTCAAAATCTTTGCCTGGCgtatatatattttcatcattctttaTATGAGTAAAATCCTTTTGTACCCAAGTTTGTTGTTCATACAGTCTATAATACAATGAATTGTTTAAAGGAGAAGAATTAAagtttttaacaaattattttaatactacTGTTTGGACATGTTACCCTAATGGCTTTGACCTAGAAGACCCATGAAATTGTTAATAAGATTTAATTGCTTCttgcaaaaaaattttctttttagtatgttggtggaggacagaggagagagcAAGGAAGTGAATGTCTTGTGTTTGCCAGTGTCATTTTTGTAATTTCCCATTCCTCAACTGTACCCAAGATGCTAACCGTCATTCCTCACTCTGCCTCCGACCACCACTACATTCACTACTGGTTATGCCCTGAAATTATACAATGCagtggctaattttatgtgtcagcttgactgggctaaggcatgcctagatagctggtaaaacgttatttctgggtgtgtctgtgagggtgtatctggaagagattagcatttgaatcagtagtcTAAATAAAGAAGATCGCCCTCACCCatgtgggcaggcaccatccaatTTGTTGAGGCCcaaatggaacaaaaaggcagacGAAGAATAAATTCTCTCTTGCTTCTTGACCTGGGTTGTCTGTCTTTTCCTGCCTCTCTTGCCCTCAGACATCAGCTCCTGGTTCTTGGAACTTCAGAGTCTGGGCCTTACATTAGCATCACCCCTCCAACTTGGATCTCAGGCTTTCAGGCTCAGAGGAAGAGTTACACCATCAGCTCCCCTATTGTTCAGGTCTTTgcactcagactgaattacaccaccatttttcctgaTCTTCCAGTTTGCAGGTAGCACATCATGAGACTTACTGACCTCTGTAATTATATGAACCAATTTCCATGGTAAATTTCTTCTTGTATATATCTACAACAGCCTGGATTTAGCTTGGACACACAGTTTATGGTTTCATTCTGAGCGACTCAAATGTGTGTGAGTGAgtatgcatgtgtgtctgtgtgtattaaTAGGCTATCtcactggttctgtttctctggagaatcatGACTAATACACATGATTATCAAGTCTTTTGAAAAGATGTCATTTTCACACAGAAATCTGAGAGTCAGAATTAGTTATTCCAAGGACATACTTTGACTCTAAGTCCAAATACCACTTCTGCCTTATTGGTCTTCCAGTCTATCACAACAGCCTGGATTTGGCTTGGAAACACAGTTTAGGGTTTCAGTCTGAGCAACTCACAGAGTAGAATGCATTATCTTCTACAATATGTCACTTTTAGTATCTAATATTAGTAAGTAGTGGAATGATTGTGGAAGAGTGAAGGAATGATgatggaagaatgaatgagtgagtgagcaaACAAAATGTGAACTGTTTACCTACTCATATTAACACCTGCTGTCAGATAATCCCCCTCATCCACTTGTACAATGTGGCATCCATCATTGTACTAGTGGCCCTACCTTTATAAGCACAGTATATTGAAGTTACCACTTGCCTGAGGATAAGACAATCAGATGTCTTTCCTGAGAATTTGAAATTGTAATCAGATACTTCTAGTGAGTCTCAGCTGATCATTTAATCTTACATTAAGTGAATTCTAGAGCTGAGGCTTCCACTGTAGACTTCCCTGTGCACTGAGAAACAGAAAGCTTgtgtaaagaggaagaaaaataaagaaaatcagacaaGAGGAACACATGTGAGCTCGGGGAGAGAGAACGAGTTTGGCTGTCAGTTCCTAGAGTGTGCAAGGCACAAGtactggtttctcctgaggcctggTTACATTATTTCCTCTTgagtttcataaaatatttttcaaattttattttaaaacattgtgtcattatttatttattaagccaCTTTAGTTTCTATGGCTTTAAGTtaaaacaactttctttttttataacacATATAGATGGGTGAATAGATTTAAATTATATCCATGTTCTGAATTATATAACAGTGTTACTATGACCAATGTACTCTGATAGGTGTTAGAATGGACTTAGCAACCCAGGGAATGCCAACTtgttaataataaacaaaatgaggCCATGTTGATGGTGCATGCCACGGTTACATATGAGCCTTTTCCTACCCTGATCTgattaacctttttattttaatattcctgCTTTCATATCACCAATAGGCTCATGATGTGGACACAGGCATGACCAGCAATCAAAATTTGTCTATATTTAAGCAATGGCATCTTAGCAAAATAGGACGAAGCTAGCTGTTGGAGTCTTATGGTCTTGAAATCAAAGCTCAGTTGTACCACATGCTGGCTAAGTGACACTGGGTAGTGTCTTTGACTTCTCTCAGATAGATTCCTCAAAACCACCTCTGGGTGATATGCAAAAGATATAAAGTTGCTTTATCATTATTAACTTCTGGGTGAGTGCTTCTCATAAAGCTCATAAATTCAAAGCTGGCTCTGTCCCAGCAAATAGTTCAATGAACAATGTGGGAAGCACATTGTACATTGGAGTTTCTCCTAAATTTGATAGAATACTATGTTGCTAAAATTAACCAGTAATGTAAGAACAGAGGCATTGACAACATACTTATTGGATTTAAAGCCTCAATTTAACCACTTAATTGTCCTGCACATTATGGAAATTACTGAATGCTGAAGAAATTAAAGGAAGGTGGATAATATATAAAACTCATGAGAGGCAGTGCAAGATAAATACATAGTACCCTCAAAAATTACTGCATTTAATAAAGCACGGAATATTCTATGTgcatatatatcataatatatgtACTATAAACACAGTAACTTGATAAACATATATGATATACTGGTGTATGATGTTTGTTTCTGGGTGTATATGTATGTGATTGTGGTCACTTCACATAGAGTTGTGTTTTCTGACCTTCAGGAACTAAAGGAACCTTTTTCCCACATTGACATATCACATGGACTATTGTCTCCTATGCACGTTTTTTTTACAATTGACtcaaaactttatttaaataaatcttaaaactaAACTTTATATAACCACTGAAAATGATAATTCTGTGCCAATAATAagtagaaaattacaaaaattataaattttcaaatattcaaaatgtttgtGTTCTACATAAAACTATCTTATGAATATTTTAGTAAACATAggcaaaaattattatattagaaaTTAGAAATCTTTGAAAACCATATTAGATTAAGTTATTCCAAGTTATCTTAGAACACGTTTCATGATTAAATTTAGATATTAGACTTATGTGAAGATGTGAATACATTAATACTATCACAAGAAactatgcctttaaaaaaattatttttatatctgcctCACCCAACATTAACATCATAATGAAAGCAGCAACAAGATGTTCTACGTGAATTTCTCTCAAAGTTTAAATTCTGAAGAGAAGGACTAAATTATAATTATGGCATTCAAGCTCTTAGGATGATTTTTGGGGGGTAGAGGCATCCATGAATAGTGTAAATTTAATCTCAAAGCCATGATTATCAATCTCCAAATGCAAACACTCAAAACAGGAAACAGATTGGTGGTTCTTGTTGCTTGTTTTGTAATTTCAAAAGTATGACATTAAATAGCTAAGAGAACTAGCTGTTGCtcagaattatttaataaattatagagTGAGAACAAACTTATAATGGCAAAAGGACCATTTTTCTGACCATGGGCAATAAGAGCTGAACCTGAGATCGGCAATGCGAGTGGGCATTAAAGGTTACTGAATCTTTGAAAAGGGATTCTGTGCCTCTCCCATTGGATAGCTTCCTGGCTTCAGAGGAAGTATTGCAAAATCACGAGTCAAGGGGATATAAAAGTTTTAGATAAGTTCGAAGATGCTTCATGTGGGAAAACAGCAAACAGAAAGATAAAGTCTTGGTTTTCTTGATCTGCCAAAACAAGTACCCAAGTACCACAAACAGAATGGcctgaaataacaaaaatgtattctctcacaggtctggagatgagaaatccaaaatcaaggtgttagcaagGTCATGCTCTTTCTGAAGACTCTAGGAGAGgatcctttctttcttgttttagcTTCTGGTAAACCCAGGCATCCTTGGCTTTTGACAGCATAACTCTAATCCCTGCCTCTCTCTTCAGTGTtcatctgctatggtttgaatgtcacctccaaaactcatgctgaaatgtAGTTGCCATATTGATAGTATTAAAAAATGGGACGAGTAAGAGGTTATTAAGCCTTAAGTGCTCTGCTTACATATCAAAAGAGTGTGTTCCTGATAAAAACCAAGTCAaccccctcttgctctctcttgttTTCTCACAATGTGACGCCTTCTGCCATGGTTGAGACTCCAGAACTACAGAGCTACCAGTGTGGAACTTCAGCCTGAGAGAGTTGCAAGCATGAGACTCCCAATCGAGAGAGCTCTGGCACGGCCTGCAGCCAGCAAAGCCATAGGGGAGGGGCTGCCTGAGGCAGGATGGCCAGTGTTTTATGTCtaacaggaaaaattaaatattggagACAGTGAACTAGCTCTGCCATAATGATCACAGGAACTATGGCGTTAGAGTGTCAGGTTATGATGGCCATCTCTGCACACCACCTGTTGCTTGAGCAGCCCTAGATTTTGTATTTCACTCTGACTCTGTAGAAGCAAATTTGGGTggtgtaaaaatacaaaaataaggtTAACACAATTCCTGCTGTCAGaatctaaatttataaaatagtaaGTATCCCCACGTGACTTTACTCTAATCCATTCTTAATTATTGGGAAAGCAAACCATGGTAAATTCTCATGAATAACAACCCTGTTTGTGTTTGACCTAGTCCATCTTACTAGAGCCATTACTGCAACTAAACACAACCTCTCAGAGTCAACCTGTATATACTAAATTGTGTGTTCCTGTAATAGGATCAGCACTTGTTAGAGAATGAACTCACTTACCAGGAATCACTTCTACCTGCCATTTGCCTTTATGCACATAAGTTAGCAAGGGTCACCTACTGTAGACAAATTTCCATTTTGCCTGTAGCAAATAATTTTAACTCCAGTGTTATAGCCTTAATAATCTTCTACTTGCTCCCTCTTTGATGACATAGTctactattatatttattttcatttaaaatttagtttgcTCCTCCTCTACAGTAGAATCATCTTATCTCTTCCATATAATTCATCCTTGATGGACTGTTTAGAGCTGTTTGTTGGCCCCATAGTAGGTGTGTCCACATGGGTACTAGACCACTGCTTCTCCCTGCTCCTCAAGGTTAGGTGATCCCCTCTACCTAGGATAAGGAGATGGTGACTTCTGGGAGAAAACCAATTTATTATCTATTTGTGTATCATCCATCAAAACAATCAAGAAGTTTGAATGGTTAACTTACAAATAAAGGAGCACATTCATTTTCTATTAACATTTCAGGAATTTTCCATGAAGAAAAACAGTGAAGGTACAAATTACTGGACCAATCATTCCACTGACTCAATGTCCCCAActccatttgtatatattttaaaacaatatcatGAAAACCAATAGTCTGTATTTATAAAGGAGAgtaaaaggacaaaaatgagGAATAAAGAGTTTTGTAAATTCTCATTATGTCAAGCACATTCTTACAAACTTTTGAATAAACTATGgatagaaatatgaaaatttccCAGTAATATAATTTcacataataaaacattttgataacaaatgtctattaataaagtattagttttctccttaaaatagggaataaattaaaagatttgACTGCATCAATCTGTATTGCAAAGAGCAAAACTTGCAGACCTACCTTTAGCATAGAACAGCAAATGGCAATTTCTCACTATTTTTTATATCATAGTGTCTTGAACATTAGGAGCTTTGGGGCCATTCTCTAAGGAACTATACAAGTTATTAtgtaagaaataataattaaaattctaaaactatCTCAACAGTAGGATAAGTTAAACAATGTTGATGGGAAGAATAATTCTTAAAAGTGAGACCAGAATTCTTGACCACGATATTATCTATCTCCTACTTTCACCTGAGTTCTGTCCCCTTTCATTCACACATTGACAATTATGCAGCTCAGCAAATATTGTTGGTTTGTGTCTTGTAAAATTTTAGTCCATCACTGTCTTTATTGTTGTGGAACTGTTCTAAAAGGCACCAGCTCTCAGGATAGATGATCACAGCAGTCCCATCTGACAATTTTAGATACCAGATGACTCAAAGAATAAATCATTTGTCAGTGTCTGGGAGAATAAGTACAAGTAGAGGTCATTGCTGAAGTAGAAGATAAACCTTGAAGCCAGACATTTCTGGAATCATACCTTTGCTATACCACCTTAACTAAATGACCATGGACAAGTAACagacttctgagcctcagtgtatTCATCTGTAACATTGGGAAACTATTATCTTACACTGTGGCTGAGATGATCTCAGGTAATATAGGGATAATTCTCTGCCCCATGCCTGTTGCATATGAAGCACACAAAAAATATTGACATTATTTATGAACTtatacttctaaatattttacaagtATTATCTTACCACCTCAATAGGATTGTGACTAATATCATccttattttgaagaataaaaatatgcatatgtgaaataaatattagGTTAGGTTATTTGACCACATTTAAACAC
Encoded proteins:
- the LOC138384485 gene encoding olfactory receptor 8U3-like; the protein is MAERNSTRVTEFILLGFSVQREIEITLFLLILGVYTLTLVGNVGMISLIRLDSRLHTPMYFFLSNLAFVDLCYSSSIAPKFLETLLTRHRSISFYACATQLGFFLNFLISEMFLLAVMAYDRYVAICNPLLYMVVMSQKVCMRLVLGPYLYSFSVALLHTIVTFQLVYCGPNLINHFYCDDVPLMALACSDTSLKEILIFIFAGFNMISSLTTVLISYLYIVAAILRIQSTEGRHKAFSTCASHLTTVTIFYGTLIFMYLQPKSNHSLDTDKMASVFYTIVIPMLNPMIYSLRNQEVKNALRKAIKKWYVLPLTNFKKGIS